The Deltaproteobacteria bacterium genome contains a region encoding:
- a CDS encoding inorganic pyrophosphatase, with protein MKPLAFRPHPWHGIEPGPRCPEIVTAYIEIVPTDGVKYEIDKHSGYLKIDRPQRFSTVCPTLYGFVPRTFCGEAVAAHVVPGGPPVTRGDGDPLDICVLTDRHVSRGEILLQARPIGGLRMVEAGEADDKIIAVLLGDPTFGELTAIAHLPRAVIDRLRHYFLTYKAIPGEARATITVDPIYDAPVARAIIEAARADYRGHFGGATG; from the coding sequence ATGAAGCCGCTCGCTTTCCGACCCCATCCCTGGCACGGCATCGAGCCCGGCCCGCGCTGCCCGGAGATCGTGACCGCCTACATCGAGATCGTGCCCACCGACGGCGTCAAGTACGAGATCGACAAGCACTCGGGCTATCTGAAGATCGACCGGCCGCAGCGCTTCTCGACCGTCTGCCCCACGCTCTACGGCTTCGTGCCGAGGACCTTCTGCGGCGAGGCGGTTGCCGCGCACGTGGTTCCGGGCGGTCCGCCGGTCACTCGCGGCGACGGCGATCCGCTCGACATCTGCGTGCTCACCGATCGCCACGTCTCGCGTGGCGAGATCCTGCTCCAGGCGCGCCCGATCGGCGGCCTTCGCATGGTGGAGGCCGGCGAGGCGGACGACAAGATCATCGCCGTCCTGCTCGGCGACCCTACCTTCGGCGAGCTGACCGCCATCGCCCACCTGCCGCGCGCGGTGATCGACCGGCTGAGGCACTACTTCCTCACCTACAAGGCGATCCCGGGCGAGGCGCGAGCGACGATCACCGTCGACCCCATCTACGACGCGCCCGTGGCGCGCGCGATCATCGAAGCGGCGCGCGCCGACTACCGGGGGCACTTCGGCGGCGCGACAGGCTGA
- a CDS encoding type II toxin-antitoxin system HicB family antitoxin yields MRNEFTAVIERDGDWYVAYCPEVPGANGQGRTKAEAKRSLAKAIALILEDRRADGLRGVPADAERDTVVVK; encoded by the coding sequence TTGCGCAACGAGTTCACCGCGGTCATCGAGCGAGACGGCGATTGGTACGTCGCATACTGCCCAGAGGTTCCGGGTGCCAACGGCCAGGGGCGAACCAAGGCTGAGGCCAAACGGAGTCTGGCGAAGGCCATCGCCCTGATCCTCGAGGACCGCCGCGCCGACGGGTTGCGGGGCGTCCCGGCGGACGCTGAGCGTGACACCGTCGTCGTGAAGTGA
- a CDS encoding TIGR03619 family F420-dependent LLM class oxidoreductase yields MEDSLAAAPVARTHPVKVGVALFRLRPERAAAVARHAEGLGFESVWVPEHLVLPTRITSRYPYAPDGIPPFSPDTPHLDPLVLLTHVAAATVRIRLGTSVYLLPLRHPLVTARLALSLDVLSGGRLTLGVGVGWLAEEFQAVGIDFQTRAARTRECVRALRTLWTETEPEFHGRFFSFGPVRFEPKPVQKPHPPIVFGGETAAALRRAAALGDGWYGVGHTPESAAVQATKLRALLAAAGRGAAPFELTVSHAGGLLEPDAVRRYAGAGIARVVVLPWQRGREAEEALARQAAALGLRPERSAG; encoded by the coding sequence ATGGAGGACTCGCTCGCTGCCGCGCCGGTGGCCAGGACTCACCCCGTGAAGGTCGGCGTCGCGCTCTTCCGCCTCCGCCCCGAGCGCGCGGCGGCCGTCGCCCGCCACGCCGAGGGGCTCGGCTTCGAGTCGGTGTGGGTCCCGGAGCACCTGGTCCTCCCGACCCGCATCACGAGCCGCTACCCCTACGCGCCCGACGGCATCCCGCCGTTCTCGCCCGACACCCCGCATCTCGACCCGCTCGTCCTGCTCACGCACGTGGCAGCCGCGACCGTGCGCATCCGGCTCGGGACGAGCGTCTACCTCCTCCCGCTGCGCCACCCCTTGGTCACCGCGCGCCTCGCCCTGAGCCTCGACGTGCTCTCGGGCGGGCGGCTCACGCTCGGGGTCGGCGTGGGGTGGCTCGCCGAGGAGTTTCAGGCCGTCGGCATCGACTTCCAGACCCGTGCTGCACGAACGCGCGAGTGCGTCCGGGCGCTGCGCACGCTCTGGACCGAGACCGAGCCGGAGTTCCATGGGCGCTTCTTTTCCTTCGGCCCGGTCAGATTCGAGCCGAAGCCGGTGCAGAAGCCGCACCCACCGATCGTCTTCGGCGGCGAGACGGCGGCCGCGCTCCGCCGTGCCGCCGCGCTCGGCGACGGCTGGTACGGCGTCGGCCACACGCCCGAGTCGGCGGCGGTGCAGGCCACGAAGCTGCGCGCGCTCCTCGCGGCCGCCGGGCGGGGAGCCGCGCCCTTCGAGCTGACCGTGAGCCACGCGGGCGGCCTGCTCGAGCCGGACGCCGTGCGGCGCTACGCGGGCGCCGGCATCGCACGCGTCGTCGTGCTGCCGTGGCAGCGCGGGCGCGAAGCCGAGGAGGCGCTCGCGCGGCAGGCGGCGGCGCTCGGGCTACGGCCAGAGCGGTCAGCCGGGTAA
- a CDS encoding cyclohexanecarboxylate-CoA ligase, producing MSFTATLRGHAAAHAEKTALVDDRVRLTYAELGRLAERVAAGLAARGVRPGEVVSSVLPNRAEAAVLFHAAHRLGAVLNPIVPIYGAREIRFILRQAESAAVVVPGRFRGVDFPALVARVRPDVPSLRDVLVVDELEALPQADGPGGEGPDPNRVAVILYTSGTTAEPKGVLHSATTLTAECHATIGHHRLGADDVLVMPSPVSHISGLLYGILLPAVLGATSVLMEVWDPERFCALVERERGTFSAGATPFLQGVVDLPHLDRFDLRSLRLFPCGGADVPPALIRGAIRRLGVRSGRGYGSTEFPSITSSAGPDVPEAKRAETDGAVIPPGEIELRDAGGRAVATGREGEIWARGPELFLGYRDARLDAEAFDERRFFRTGDLGVLDADGYLTVTGRVKDIIVRGGEKFSAKEVEDLLFEHPKVRSVALVPMPDARLGERACAFVVPADERDPPTLPELVRFLEGLELSRRKLPERLELVDALPATASGKVQKHVLRERIAARLRREGRS from the coding sequence ATGTCCTTCACCGCGACGCTCCGTGGGCACGCGGCCGCGCATGCGGAGAAGACCGCGCTGGTCGACGACCGCGTGCGGCTCACGTACGCCGAGCTCGGCCGGCTCGCCGAGCGGGTCGCCGCGGGACTCGCCGCACGCGGCGTCCGCCCGGGCGAGGTCGTTTCGTCCGTGCTCCCGAACCGGGCCGAGGCGGCGGTGCTCTTCCACGCGGCGCACCGTCTCGGCGCAGTCCTGAACCCCATCGTCCCGATCTATGGCGCGCGCGAGATCCGCTTCATCCTGCGCCAGGCCGAGAGCGCCGCCGTCGTGGTCCCGGGCCGCTTCCGCGGCGTCGACTTCCCCGCGCTCGTCGCGCGCGTGCGGCCGGACGTGCCCTCGCTGCGGGACGTCCTCGTCGTCGACGAGCTCGAGGCGCTGCCGCAGGCGGACGGGCCGGGCGGCGAGGGGCCCGACCCGAACCGGGTGGCGGTCATCCTTTACACCTCGGGCACCACGGCGGAGCCGAAGGGCGTCCTCCACAGCGCGACCACGCTCACCGCCGAGTGCCACGCCACGATCGGCCACCACCGGCTCGGCGCCGACGACGTCCTCGTCATGCCGTCGCCCGTCAGCCACATCTCGGGCCTCCTCTACGGCATCCTCCTCCCCGCCGTCCTCGGGGCGACGAGCGTCCTCATGGAGGTATGGGACCCCGAGCGCTTCTGCGCGCTCGTCGAGCGCGAACGGGGCACCTTCTCGGCCGGCGCCACGCCGTTCCTCCAAGGCGTCGTCGACCTGCCGCACCTGGACCGCTTCGACCTCCGCTCGCTGCGGCTCTTTCCGTGCGGCGGGGCCGACGTGCCGCCCGCCCTGATCCGGGGCGCGATCCGCCGCCTCGGGGTGCGCTCGGGCCGGGGCTACGGCTCGACCGAGTTTCCGAGCATCACCAGCTCGGCAGGCCCCGACGTCCCGGAGGCGAAGCGCGCCGAGACGGACGGCGCCGTGATCCCGCCGGGCGAGATCGAGCTGCGTGACGCCGGCGGGCGCGCCGTGGCCACCGGCCGCGAGGGCGAGATCTGGGCGCGCGGCCCCGAGCTGTTCCTCGGCTACCGCGACGCGCGGCTCGACGCGGAGGCGTTCGACGAGCGGCGCTTCTTCCGCACCGGCGACCTGGGCGTCCTCGACGCCGACGGCTACCTCACCGTCACCGGCCGGGTAAAGGACATCATCGTCCGCGGCGGCGAGAAGTTCAGCGCCAAGGAGGTCGAGGACCTCCTCTTCGAGCACCCGAAGGTGCGGAGCGTGGCCCTCGTGCCGATGCCGGACGCCCGCCTCGGGGAGCGCGCGTGCGCCTTCGTGGTCCCGGCCGACGAACGGGATCCGCCGACACTTCCCGAGCTGGTGCGCTTCCTCGAGGGACTGGAGCTGTCGCGGCGGAAGCTCCCCGAGCGGCTCGAGCTGGTCGACGCGCTGCCGGCGACGGCGAGCGGCAAGGTCCAGAAGCACGTGCTGCGCGAGCGGATCGCGGCGCGCCTGCGGAGGGAGGGGCGGTCCTGA
- a CDS encoding acyl-CoA dehydrogenase, producing the protein MDLTLTAEQTMLVDAARRFLARAWSLADTRAAERDPRGFRPDAWREMAGLGWHGMELPAAYGGGGLGFVETMLVLEEMGRVLLPSPMLSTVVMCAPLILALGSEAQRRWLARIAAGEMVATLAVAEPGWRDPWGTPALPADGGGRLTGRKLFVPFAPDADLLLVAAAGPSLVALARGAAGVTVTRLATLGGDPVYEVVLDRAPGEPLGAAGAAGPALARALDRGAVATLAYMAGAAERALAMTVDHAGTRHQFGQPIGSFQAVAHRCVDMRTDLDALRHLVYQAAWSLEAGREGPLAVSAAVAYGSEALRRLFMHAHQVHGAIGFSTEHDLHLFTRRAKAAELQWGSPARHHERVAQAMGL; encoded by the coding sequence ATGGACCTGACGCTCACCGCCGAGCAGACGATGCTGGTCGACGCCGCGAGGCGCTTCCTCGCTCGCGCCTGGTCGCTCGCCGATACGCGCGCCGCCGAGCGCGATCCGCGCGGCTTTCGGCCCGACGCGTGGCGCGAGATGGCCGGGCTCGGCTGGCACGGGATGGAGCTGCCCGCGGCCTACGGCGGGGGCGGCCTCGGGTTCGTCGAGACGATGCTCGTGCTCGAGGAGATGGGCCGGGTCCTCCTACCCTCCCCCATGCTCTCGACCGTCGTCATGTGCGCGCCGCTCATTCTCGCCCTGGGCAGCGAGGCGCAGCGGCGCTGGCTCGCCCGCATCGCCGCCGGCGAGATGGTGGCGACGCTGGCGGTCGCCGAGCCCGGGTGGCGCGACCCGTGGGGGACGCCGGCGCTCCCCGCCGACGGTGGAGGTCGGCTCACGGGCCGCAAGCTCTTCGTGCCCTTCGCACCCGACGCCGACCTGCTCCTCGTCGCCGCCGCGGGCCCGTCGCTGGTCGCGCTCGCGCGGGGCGCAGCGGGCGTCACGGTCACGCGGCTCGCGACGCTCGGCGGCGATCCGGTCTACGAGGTCGTCCTCGACCGCGCGCCTGGCGAGCCGCTCGGCGCCGCCGGCGCGGCCGGGCCGGCGCTCGCGCGCGCGCTCGACCGCGGCGCCGTCGCCACCCTCGCCTACATGGCCGGCGCGGCCGAGCGGGCCCTCGCCATGACGGTGGACCACGCCGGGACCCGCCACCAGTTCGGCCAGCCGATCGGCAGCTTCCAGGCCGTCGCGCACCGCTGTGTCGACATGCGGACCGACCTCGACGCGCTCCGCCATCTCGTCTACCAGGCGGCCTGGAGCCTGGAGGCGGGGCGCGAGGGGCCGCTCGCGGTGAGCGCGGCCGTCGCGTACGGGAGCGAGGCGCTCCGGCGCCTCTTCATGCACGCGCACCAGGTGCACGGCGCGATCGGCTTCTCGACCGAGCACGACCTCCACCTCTTCACGCGGCGGGCGAAGGCCGCCGAGCTCCAGTGGGGATCGCCGGCCCGGCACCACGAGCGCGTGGCGCAGGCGATGGGCCTCTGA
- a CDS encoding acyl-CoA dehydrogenase has protein sequence MDFAFTDEEERFRAELRAFLAEELPDWWRGMFVDDPRAIPFTRAFCRKLAARGWLALSWPREWGGQEASVWQQAILREEMWAHDEPRGPQYMNLNYIGPCIMRFGSEAQKRRFLPPMTAGDVLWTQGFSEPGAGSDLAAVATRAEARGDHLVVNGHKIWSSYADAPADWCFLLARTSASARRHEGLSILLVDMRTPGITVRPIDSMAGPHELNEMFFDEVRVPRDCLLGAQGQGWEIVTTGLTFERVGVARYARAGRVIALLVEHVKAAGLAGDPDVRRKLAELRVCHEAARLLNYRVISLQVRGQVPSVEAAIARVHNTQLEQRVGHVGLEILGLGGQLTADAPGAPLRGLLHRQWARNVPSTIAAGTLEVQKNIIARRGLGLPRAS, from the coding sequence ATGGATTTCGCCTTCACCGACGAGGAGGAGCGCTTCCGGGCCGAGCTGCGCGCGTTCCTGGCCGAGGAGCTTCCCGACTGGTGGCGCGGCATGTTCGTGGACGACCCGCGCGCGATCCCGTTCACGCGCGCCTTCTGCCGCAAGCTCGCGGCGCGCGGCTGGCTCGCCCTGAGCTGGCCGCGCGAGTGGGGCGGCCAGGAGGCGAGCGTCTGGCAGCAGGCGATTCTCCGCGAGGAGATGTGGGCGCACGACGAGCCGCGCGGCCCGCAGTACATGAACCTCAACTACATCGGGCCGTGCATCATGCGCTTCGGCAGCGAGGCGCAGAAGCGCCGCTTCCTGCCGCCGATGACGGCGGGCGACGTGCTCTGGACGCAGGGCTTCTCCGAGCCCGGAGCCGGCTCGGACCTGGCCGCGGTCGCGACCCGCGCCGAGGCGCGCGGGGATCATCTGGTCGTGAACGGGCACAAGATCTGGAGCAGCTACGCGGACGCGCCGGCGGACTGGTGCTTCCTGCTCGCACGCACGAGCGCGTCGGCGCGCCGGCACGAGGGCCTCTCGATCCTGCTCGTCGACATGCGCACGCCCGGCATCACCGTGCGGCCGATCGACAGCATGGCGGGGCCGCACGAGCTGAACGAGATGTTCTTCGACGAGGTCCGGGTGCCGCGCGACTGCCTCCTCGGGGCCCAGGGTCAGGGCTGGGAGATCGTGACCACCGGCCTCACGTTCGAGCGCGTCGGCGTCGCGCGCTATGCGCGCGCCGGGCGGGTGATCGCGCTGCTGGTCGAGCACGTGAAGGCCGCCGGCCTGGCGGGCGACCCCGACGTGCGGCGGAAGCTCGCCGAGCTGCGGGTTTGCCACGAGGCGGCGCGGCTCCTCAACTACCGCGTCATCTCGCTCCAGGTGCGGGGGCAGGTGCCGAGCGTCGAGGCCGCGATCGCGCGCGTGCACAACACCCAGCTCGAGCAGCGGGTGGGCCACGTCGGCCTCGAGATCCTCGGCCTCGGCGGACAGCTCACGGCCGACGCGCCCGGAGCGCCGCTCCGCGGCCTCCTCCACCGCCAGTGGGCGCGGAACGTGCCGAGCACGATCGCCGCCGGCACGCTCGAGGTCCAGAAGAACATCATCGCGCGCCGCGGCCTCGGCCTCCCGCGCGCCAGCTGA
- a CDS encoding glucose 1-dehydrogenase: protein MDLAGRIALVTGASRGIGRAIALELAEAGADLVINARGSAALDAVAAEIRARGRDVEAVPADVATEAGAPLVVERTIARFGRVDVLVNNAGKGSPKRLLDLTEEDWHASFELNFMSAVRLSLACVPLMRARGGGRIVNISSRVGRQPDPYFAPYAAAKAALINFTKSLANAFSKDGVLANCVVPGLVRTEAVLEAARKSAEATGKTVEEVLAETLRARPIPAGRMGEPADVAGLVVFLASPRASWITGATFTVDGGIVPTVP, encoded by the coding sequence ATGGACCTCGCGGGACGCATCGCGCTCGTTACGGGCGCGAGCAGGGGCATCGGCCGCGCGATCGCGCTCGAGCTGGCAGAGGCCGGCGCCGACCTGGTGATCAACGCGCGCGGCAGCGCGGCGCTCGACGCGGTGGCCGCCGAGATCCGCGCGCGCGGGCGGGACGTCGAGGCGGTCCCCGCCGACGTGGCGACGGAGGCCGGCGCCCCGCTGGTCGTCGAGCGCACCATCGCGCGCTTCGGCCGGGTCGACGTGCTCGTCAACAACGCCGGCAAGGGCTCGCCCAAGCGCCTCCTCGACTTGACCGAGGAGGACTGGCACGCGAGCTTCGAGCTGAACTTCATGTCCGCCGTCCGGCTCTCGCTCGCCTGCGTGCCGCTCATGCGCGCGCGCGGCGGCGGGCGCATCGTCAACATCTCCTCGCGCGTCGGCCGCCAGCCCGACCCCTACTTCGCGCCCTACGCCGCCGCCAAGGCGGCGCTCATCAACTTCACCAAGAGCCTCGCCAACGCGTTCTCCAAGGACGGCGTTCTCGCGAACTGCGTCGTCCCCGGCCTGGTGCGCACCGAGGCGGTCCTGGAGGCGGCGCGGAAGAGCGCCGAGGCGACCGGGAAGACGGTCGAGGAGGTGCTCGCGGAGACCCTGCGCGCCCGGCCGATCCCCGCCGGCCGCATGGGCGAGCCGGCCGACGTCGCCGGGCTCGTCGTCTTCCTCGCCTCGCCGCGCGCGAGCTGGATCACCGGAGCCACGTTCACCGTCGACGGCGGCATCGTCCCCACCGTACCGTAG
- a CDS encoding CoA transferase, whose amino-acid sequence MAYTLLGGVRVLELALLAPDLLGMHLADLGAEVVKIEQPPGGDYLREIGARKLAGLNLMHLRWNRGKKSLTLDLKRAEGQRLLHRLVATADVFIDGLRQGAAARCAADYATLRAVNPRLVYCTLSGAGASGPYAALATHGVAYDAFAGLAPPVTHADGSPRIPSYTAVGMLAAPLYAALAVCAALVQARATGTGRLLEVAELDVSATWQAEHLDAASNGVASAIPDMIPAVRYQYYGTADQRVVLLQASERKFWRNFCAAVGRPDLFEAKPGEPAGDHARGDEALRAELAAIFRTRTRAEWVELFIAHDVPGGPVYTADELVDDPHFRARELLFEQDHPVAGHVRLFGTPVKVDGERFAATPAPAPGAHTAEVLGGTLGLSAAEIERLRAEGVV is encoded by the coding sequence GTGGCCTACACGCTCCTCGGCGGCGTCCGCGTGCTCGAGCTGGCGCTCCTGGCGCCCGACCTCCTCGGCATGCACCTCGCCGACCTCGGCGCCGAGGTGGTGAAGATCGAGCAGCCGCCGGGCGGCGACTACCTGCGCGAGATCGGGGCCCGGAAGCTCGCCGGGCTGAACCTGATGCATCTGCGCTGGAACCGGGGCAAGAAGAGCCTGACGCTCGATCTGAAGCGCGCCGAGGGCCAGCGTCTTCTCCACCGCCTGGTGGCGACCGCCGACGTCTTCATCGACGGCCTCCGCCAGGGTGCTGCGGCCCGCTGCGCCGCGGACTACGCGACCCTCCGTGCCGTGAACCCGCGGCTCGTGTACTGCACGCTCTCCGGCGCGGGCGCCTCCGGGCCCTACGCGGCGCTCGCCACGCATGGCGTCGCCTACGACGCCTTCGCGGGCCTGGCGCCGCCCGTGACGCACGCCGACGGCTCGCCGCGCATCCCCTCGTACACCGCCGTCGGCATGCTCGCCGCACCGCTCTACGCGGCGCTCGCGGTCTGCGCGGCGCTCGTCCAGGCGCGCGCGACCGGCACGGGACGGCTGCTCGAGGTCGCCGAGCTCGACGTGAGCGCTACCTGGCAGGCCGAGCACCTCGACGCGGCCTCGAACGGCGTCGCGTCGGCGATCCCCGACATGATCCCCGCCGTCCGCTATCAGTACTACGGGACCGCGGACCAGCGGGTCGTCCTCCTCCAGGCCTCGGAGCGGAAGTTCTGGCGGAACTTCTGCGCCGCCGTGGGCCGGCCGGACCTGTTCGAGGCGAAGCCCGGCGAGCCCGCCGGCGACCACGCGCGCGGCGACGAGGCGCTGCGCGCCGAGCTGGCGGCGATCTTCCGCACCCGGACGCGCGCCGAATGGGTCGAGCTCTTCATCGCGCACGACGTCCCGGGCGGGCCCGTCTACACCGCCGACGAGCTGGTCGACGACCCGCACTTCCGCGCGCGCGAGCTCCTCTTCGAGCAGGATCACCCCGTCGCGGGCCACGTCCGGCTCTTCGGCACGCCGGTCAAGGTCGACGGGGAGCGCTTCGCGGCGACGCCGGCCCCTGCTCCCGGCGCGCACACCGCGGAGGTCCTGGGCGGGACGCTCGGCCTGTCCGCAGCCGAGATCGAGCGGCTCCGCGCGGAGGGAGTCGTGTGA
- a CDS encoding enoyl-CoA hydratase/isomerase family protein translates to MADTILFRLEGGLAWITLNRPEARNAINDETRRALLDALARVAGDPAIRAAVLTGAGEGFCPGADLWGGRREAAPPAHATRALMKQNSQRLIRTVLELEKPIVAAVNGVAAGMGAHLALACDLVIMAAEARLIEVFARRGLAIDSGGAFLLSRLVGLLKAKELVLLADDLPADEALRIGLCNRVVARAGLEAAAREWGERLARGPTLALGMSKRLLQRAYESGLETCLEEEALAQTLVAQSEDTQEGVRAFAERRRPEFKGR, encoded by the coding sequence ATGGCCGACACGATCCTCTTCCGGCTGGAGGGCGGCCTCGCCTGGATCACGCTCAACCGCCCGGAGGCGCGCAACGCGATCAACGACGAGACGCGCCGGGCGCTCCTCGACGCCCTCGCGCGGGTCGCGGGCGACCCGGCGATCCGCGCCGCCGTGCTGACCGGCGCCGGCGAAGGTTTCTGTCCCGGGGCCGACCTGTGGGGCGGGCGCCGGGAGGCCGCACCGCCGGCGCACGCGACCCGGGCGCTCATGAAGCAGAACTCGCAACGGCTCATCCGTACCGTGCTCGAGCTGGAGAAGCCGATCGTCGCCGCCGTCAACGGCGTCGCGGCCGGGATGGGCGCACACCTCGCCCTCGCCTGCGACCTCGTCATCATGGCGGCCGAGGCGCGCCTCATCGAGGTCTTCGCCCGCCGCGGCCTCGCCATCGACTCGGGGGGCGCGTTCCTCCTCTCGCGCCTGGTGGGCCTCCTGAAGGCGAAGGAGCTCGTCCTGCTCGCCGACGACCTCCCCGCCGACGAGGCGCTCCGCATCGGGCTCTGCAACAGGGTCGTGGCGCGCGCGGGACTCGAGGCGGCGGCGCGCGAGTGGGGCGAGCGGCTCGCACGCGGCCCGACGCTCGCGCTCGGCATGTCGAAGCGCCTTCTCCAGCGCGCCTACGAGAGCGGGCTCGAGACCTGCCTCGAGGAGGAGGCGCTCGCGCAGACGCTGGTCGCGCAGAGCGAGGACACGCAGGAGGGCGTGCGGGCCTTCGCCGAGCGGCGGCGGCCCGAGTTCAAGGGACGCTAG
- a CDS encoding SDR family oxidoreductase — translation MDLGLGDAAAVVAGGSRGMGRATAELLAAEGCRVAILARTEADLRDAEAALRVKGARDVLALRADLLQAGQVDAAFQAVEHRWGALHALVCAAGPTTAGTLEELSDRDWLHAFDEGVLGTVRCVRAALPLLRRASFARIVTLAATSTRQQSPRLIGYTAAKAALVSVTKNLARSLAGEGIIVNCVCPGWVLTPSVAAHLRAMAAEAGLPADDVAAAYRLGAASFGAANDLGRIGQPEEVAAMAVLLCSPRTGYTVGATIPVDGGTDFF, via the coding sequence ATGGATCTCGGCCTGGGCGATGCGGCTGCTGTCGTGGCGGGCGGCTCCCGGGGCATGGGCCGCGCGACGGCGGAGCTGCTCGCCGCGGAGGGCTGCCGGGTCGCCATCCTGGCGCGCACCGAGGCAGACCTGCGTGACGCCGAGGCGGCGCTCCGGGTGAAGGGTGCGCGCGACGTGCTCGCGCTGCGGGCGGATCTGCTCCAGGCCGGCCAGGTGGACGCCGCGTTCCAGGCGGTGGAGCATCGCTGGGGCGCGCTGCATGCGCTTGTGTGCGCGGCCGGCCCGACGACCGCGGGCACGCTCGAAGAGCTCTCTGACCGGGACTGGCTTCACGCCTTCGACGAGGGTGTCCTCGGCACGGTGCGCTGCGTGCGCGCCGCGCTGCCGCTGCTGCGCAGGGCGAGCTTCGCCCGCATCGTCACGCTCGCGGCCACCTCGACGCGCCAGCAGAGCCCGCGCCTGATCGGCTACACCGCGGCCAAGGCGGCGCTCGTCAGCGTGACGAAGAACCTGGCGCGGAGCCTCGCGGGCGAAGGGATCATCGTCAACTGCGTCTGCCCCGGCTGGGTGCTCACGCCGTCGGTCGCGGCCCACCTGCGCGCCATGGCGGCCGAGGCCGGGCTGCCCGCGGACGACGTCGCGGCCGCCTATCGCTTGGGGGCCGCGAGCTTCGGCGCCGCCAACGACCTCGGGCGCATCGGCCAGCCCGAGGAGGTCGCGGCGATGGCTGTGCTCCTGTGCTCGCCGCGCACCGGCTACACGGTCGGGGCGACGATTCCGGTCGACGGGGGTACGGACTTCTTCTAG
- the thiE gene encoding thiamine phosphate synthase, protein MRLPPLYAIVDPLDTGRDPAALAAALLAGGARLVQLRWKGASARELLAAARAIRPLARAAGALFLVNDRPDVARAAEADGVHLGQDDLPVPAARRVLGPGRLIGLSTHDLDQARAAQAAEADYIGVGPVYATATKPGALPPRGLALVSAVRAAVRCPLVAIGGITPETAAAVRAAGADAVAMIGALVRAGDPAAAVRETLARLG, encoded by the coding sequence ATGCGCCTCCCGCCCCTCTACGCGATCGTCGACCCGCTCGACACCGGCCGCGATCCGGCGGCGCTCGCGGCGGCGCTGCTCGCGGGCGGGGCGCGCCTGGTGCAGCTGCGCTGGAAGGGGGCGAGCGCGCGCGAGCTCCTCGCCGCGGCGCGGGCGATCCGCCCGCTCGCGCGCGCGGCCGGCGCCCTCTTCCTGGTGAACGACCGGCCCGACGTCGCGCGCGCCGCCGAAGCGGACGGCGTGCACCTCGGCCAGGACGACCTGCCGGTCCCGGCCGCGCGCCGCGTGCTCGGCCCCGGCCGCCTGATCGGCCTCTCGACCCACGACCTCGACCAGGCGCGTGCCGCCCAGGCCGCGGAGGCCGACTACATCGGCGTGGGCCCGGTCTACGCGACGGCCACCAAGCCCGGCGCCCTCCCGCCGCGCGGCCTCGCGCTGGTCTCCGCCGTGCGCGCCGCCGTCCGCTGCCCGCTGGTGGCGATCGGCGGCATCACGCCCGAGACGGCGGCGGCGGTGCGGGCCGCGGGCGCCGACGCCGTCGCCATGATCGGCGCGCTGGTGCGGGCGGGCGACCCCGCAGCCGCGGTGCGCGAGACGCTCGCCCGGCTCGGCTAG